A window of Kocuria sp. TGY1127_2 genomic DNA:
TGATCCCGGCCATCATTTCCAAGCGGGAAGGCATCCTGGACGAGAGTTTGTACAACGCGCGCCGCTCGAGCGATTGGTTCGAGTCGGATCTGTCTGCCGCAGAATTCGCCGAGGGCTCCCCGGCTGACGGCGAATCCGCACCGGATCTCGGGACGGCGTCGGAGGCTGCCCCGGAAGAAGCCGTGGATTCGAATCGGGAACCGGCAGGGTCTTCCCTGCGCTGACCGCCTCGTCACCAGTTTCCTGTGGCGCATCCGAGGGGCAGGGAGGAGTGACCTCCGTGCCCCTCGGCCGCTATAGTAATGTCCGTCACGTTAATTGGACGTCAAAGGAGACACCATGACGGTTTACGCTCAGCCCGGCTCATCCGATTCACCCGCAGCATTCCGCGCCCGGTACGAGAACTTCATCGGAGGCAAGTGGTTGCCGCCGACCAAGGGCGAGTATTTCGAGAACAAGACTCCCATTACGGGCGAGGTATTCACCGAAGTTCCACGGAGCACGGCAGAAGACGTCGAGCTGGCGATAGATGCCGCATGGAAGGCATTTGAAACCTGGGGCAAGACCTCGGCCGCCGAACGCGCCGGAATCCTCCTCAAACTAGCCGATGCCATGGAATCCAACCTCGAACGCATCGCGGTCGCGGAGACCTGGGATAACGGCAAGCCCGTCCGAGAGTGCTTGGCCGCCGACATTCCCCTCGCCATCGACCATTTCCGATATTTTGCTGCGGCCATTCGGACTCAGGAAGGCCGTATCTCCCAGCTCGACGAAGATACAACCGCCTACCATTTCCACGAACCCCTCGGTGTCGTCGGTCAGATCATTCCGTGGAACTTCCCGATTCTGATGGCAACGTGGAAGATTGCTCCGGCTCTGGCCGCGGGCAATACCGTGGTCCTCAAGCCAGCCGAACAGACACCTGCATCGATCCTCTTGGTCGCGGAAATTTTCCAGGACATCCTGCCCGAAGGCGTTCTCAACATCGTCAACGGTTTCGGCGAGGAAGCCGGCGCGGCCCTCTCCACGAGCGAGCGTATCTGCAAGATCGCGTTCACCGGGGAGACCACCACCGGCTCGGTCATTGCCAAGGCCGCGGCGGAGAACATCATCCCCTCGACCCTTGAGCTGGGTGGCAAGTCTCCCAACTTGTTCTTCGAGGATGTCGCGGCCAAGGATGACTCCTTCTACCAGAAAGCCCTCGAAGGCTTTGTATCCTTCGCCCTGAACCAGGGCGAGGTGTGCACCTGCCCCTCGCGTGCGTTGGTCCAGGAGTCCATCGCGGACCAATTCGTCGCCGAC
This region includes:
- a CDS encoding aldehyde dehydrogenase family protein: MTVYAQPGSSDSPAAFRARYENFIGGKWLPPTKGEYFENKTPITGEVFTEVPRSTAEDVELAIDAAWKAFETWGKTSAAERAGILLKLADAMESNLERIAVAETWDNGKPVRECLAADIPLAIDHFRYFAAAIRTQEGRISQLDEDTTAYHFHEPLGVVGQIIPWNFPILMATWKIAPALAAGNTVVLKPAEQTPASILLVAEIFQDILPEGVLNIVNGFGEEAGAALSTSERICKIAFTGETTTGSVIAKAAAENIIPSTLELGGKSPNLFFEDVAAKDDSFYQKALEGFVSFALNQGEVCTCPSRALVQESIADQFVADGLKRARKMKQGNPLDTETMVGAQASEQQFKKISAYLEKGPQEGAEVLLGGQSLELDGNLKGGYYIQPTVFRGDNSMCIFQEEIFGPVLGVTTFKDYDQAIQIANDTSYGLGAGVWTRGQNTAYRAGRAIQAGRVWVNNYHSYPAHAAFGGYKKSGYGRENHLMMLDHYQQTKNLLISYSEEPTGLF